A genomic window from Silene latifolia isolate original U9 population chromosome Y, ASM4854445v1, whole genome shotgun sequence includes:
- the LOC141632788 gene encoding protein FAR1-RELATED SEQUENCE 3-like, translated as MKFAPFTGIDNHKKSIIFGCVLLEPEDDESFIWAFQQFLKAMGGKEPNYIICDQDAGIINAVPAVFKKARHRFRMWHIMKKVTDKVGSIICKETDCLSRLNNVVWSENLEPEEFEENWAKVISEFSLEGNKWLTGNVYGYTPPDPVTNFEVSIVEDANKRKRYAVEYNRRTMDVRCAFKLFERKGILCNHIIWICSAKFKEIPEKYILRRWSKNALRNTVYDLNGNLLENYDLTGNSKF; from the exons atgaaattCGCGCCTTTCACTGGGATTGACAATCACAAAAAATCAATAATATTTGGATGCGTGCTTTTAGAGCCTGAAGACGATGAGTCATTTATTTGGGCATTTCAGCAGTTTCTAAAAGCAATGGGTGGCAAAGAACCTAATTACATCATCTGTGACCAAGATGCCGGAATAATAAATGCAGTTCCAG CCGTGTTCAAAAAAGCAAGACATCGCTTTCGCATGTGGCACATTATGAAGAAAGTAACAGACAAGGTTGGGAGCATAATTTGCAAAGAGACTGATTGCTTAAGTCGTCTGAACAATGTTGTCTGGAGCGAGAACTTGGAGCCTGAGGAATTTGAAGAGAATTGGGCTAAGGTCATTAGCGAGTTCTCGTTAGAAGGAAATAAATGGTTGACTGGCAA TGTTTATGGATACACCCCACCAGATCCAGTAACTAACTTTGAAGTTTCAATTGTTGAGGACGCAAACAAGCGAAAGAGATATGcagttgagtacaataggagaacaATGGATGTCCGTTGTGCATTTAAATTGTTTGAAAGGAAAGGTATTTTATGCAACCACATCATTTGGATTTGCTCGGCAAAGTTTAAGGAAATACCCGAGAAATACATTTTGCGTAGGTGGAGTAAGAATGCACTCAGAAACAcggtttatgatttgaatggaAATCTGCTGGAAAATTATGATCTTACTGGTAATAGTAAATTTTGA